TCGCCGTATACCACCAGCTTGTATTGCTTGTGCAGCGCATTGAGCTTTCCGGAGAAGGTGAGTGCCTGCGCCACAGGAACTTCATCATCCTGGCCGCCATGGATCATCAGCAGCGGCACGTTCACCTTCTCCGGCCAGTTCATCACGGCCCTGTCGCTCAGCGCCGCCACGCCATAATTTGGAATCAGCTGGGTCACGGTTTCAGCGATGCCGGTAGACTGGCGCTTTATGGCATCCTACGCATCTTGCAAATCATAGACCGCGCCCGCTGCGTTCAGTCCTGCACTCCGCCGAAGGGCAAGAAAGGTCATCATCCCGCCACGGGATAGACCATAAAAGAAGGTGTTCTTTGGATCGGCATGCGGCAGGCCAGCGGCTATGGTCACGAGGTTGGTGACATCATCCACTGCATGATCGTCTTAAAATTCGACCAAGGAGAGCCGCACGCCATCGCGTTCTAGCATGCCAAAAACCGAACTTGCCTGCCCCGGACGCACGTTCACTGGCCCCATCACTTCCCAACCGCAATTCCGATGAGGGCTTGAGGTTATTAAGGGGGCGCACACCTGAATTCCCGAATTGAATTCGGGAATTCAGGTGTG
The genomic region above belongs to Terriglobia bacterium and contains:
- a CDS encoding prolyl oligopeptidase family serine peptidase; its protein translation is MTQLIPNYGVAALSDRAVMNWPEKVNVPLLMIHGGQDDEVPVAQALTFSGKLNALHKQYKLVVYGDDIHEAVLHRPRTVCLGTDA